A single region of the Raphanus sativus cultivar WK10039 chromosome 1, ASM80110v3, whole genome shotgun sequence genome encodes:
- the LOC130512420 gene encoding extensin-2-like: MTSSPEMRRSAHLVYALGFVIMATMVAASYEPYTYSSPPPPMYKSPPPPYVYSSPPPPYYSPSPKVDYKSPPPPYVYSSPPPPPYYSPSPKVDYKSPPPPYVYSSPPPPSYSPSPKVDYKSPPPPYVYSFPPPHPYVYSSPPPPPYYSPSPKVDYKSPPLPYVYSSPPPPLYVYNSPPPPPYYSPSPKIDYKSPPPPYVYTSPPPPPYYSPSPKPAHKSPPPPYIYNSPPPPYYSPSPKVDYKSPPPPYVYSSPPPPYYSPSPKPIYKSPPPPYVYSSPPPPYYSPSPKPTYKSPPPPYVYSSPPPPYYSPSPKPSYKSPPPPYIYSSPPPPYYSPSPKPAYKSPPPPYVYSSPPPPYYSPSPIPAYKSPPPPYVYSSPPPPYYSPSPKPVYKSPPPPYVYSSPPPPYYSPSPNPAYKSPPPPYVYSSPPPPYYSPSPKPAYKSPPPPYVYNSPPPPYYSPSPKPVYKSPPPPYIYSSPPPPYYSPSPKPVYKTPPPPYVYSSPPPPYYSPSPKPAYKSPPPPYVYSSPPPPYYFPTPKPAYKSPPPPYVYSSPPPPYYSPSPKPSYKSPPPPYVYSSPPPPYYSPSPKPAYKSPPPPYVYNSPPPPYYSPSPKVVYKSPPHPHVCVCPPPPPCYSPSPKIEYKSPPTPYVYHSPPPPPYYSPSPKHAYKSPPPPYVYSSPPPPYYSPTPKHAYKSPPPPYVYSSPPPPYYSPSPKPTYKSPPPPYVYSSPPPPPYYSPSPKVEYKSPPPPYVYSSPPPPLYYSPSPKVEYKSPPPPYVYSSPPPPPYYSPSPKVEYKSPPPPYVYSSPPPPPYYSPSPKVEYKSPPPQYVYSSPPPPPYYSPSPKVEYKSPPPPYVYSSPPPPPYYSPSPKVEYKSPPPPYVYSSPPPPPYYSPSPKIEYKSPPPPYVYSSPPPPAVYSPSPKVDYKSPPPPYVYTSPPPPTYSPSPNAEYKSPPPPSYY, translated from the coding sequence ATGACATCTTCTCCCGAGATGAGGCGTTCAGCCCATCTCGTTTATGCTCTTGGTTTCGTTATCATGGCAACAATGGTTGCTGCTTCTTATGAGCCCTACACTTatagctctccaccaccaccaatgtacaaatctccaccacctccttacgtATACAGCtctccacctccaccatactaTTCGCCATCTCCTAAAGTGGATTATAaatctccaccacctccttacgtCTACAGTTCTCCACCACCACCCCCATACTACTCACCTTCTCCAAAGGTGGATTACAaatctccaccacctccttacgtCTATAGttcgccaccaccaccatcttACTCACCTTCTCCAAAAGTGGACTACAaatctccaccacctccttacgtCTACAGCTTCCCACCACCACATCCATACGTGTACAGTTCTCCACCcccaccaccatactactcaccttctcctaaggtagactacaagtctccaccactTCCTTATGTCTatagctctccaccaccacccCTTTACGTTTACAACTCACCACCACCACCCCCATACTACTCACCCTCTCCTAAAATTGATTACaaatctcctccaccaccttaTGTCTACacttctccaccaccaccaccatactattCACCTTCTCCAAAACCAGCACACaaatctccaccacctccatacATTTAcaactctccaccaccaccatactactcaccTTCTCCTAAGGTTGATTACAaatctccaccacctccttacgtctacagctctccaccaccaccatattactCACCTTCGCCTAAGCCAATATACAAATCTCCACCTCCACCATATGTTTACAGctccccaccaccaccatactactcgCCTTCACCCAAACCCACATACAAAtctccacctccaccatacgtttacagctctccaccaccaccttaTTACTCTCCTTCACCCAAACCATCATACaaatctccaccacctccatacatttacagctctccaccaccaccatactattCCCCTTCTCCTAAACCCGCAtacaaatctccaccaccaccatatgtctacagctctccaccaccaccatactattCTCCTTCTCCTATACCCGCAtacaaatctccaccaccaccatatgtctacagctctccaccaccaccatactactcgCCTTCACCCAAGCCCGTatacaagtctccaccacctccatacgtttacagctctccaccaccaccatactattCTCCTTCTCCTAACCCCGCAtacaaatctccaccaccaccatatgtctacagctctccaccaccaccatactattCTCCTTCTCCTAAACCCGCAtacaaatctccaccaccaccatatgtctacaactctccaccaccaccatactactcgCCTTCACCCAAGCCCGTatacaagtctccaccaccgcCATACATCTACAGCTCCCCACCCCCACCTTATTATTCTCCATCACCTAAACCTGTATACAAAACTCCACCACCTCCGTATGTCTACAGCTCTCCGCCcccaccatactactctccttcTCCTAAGCCCGCATACaaatctcctccaccaccatatgtctacaGTTCTCCTCCACCGCCATACTATTTTCCTACTCCCAAGCCCGCATAcaaatcaccaccaccaccatatgtgTACAGTTCTCCCCCACCACCATACTATTCTCCTTCCCCCAAGCCCTCGtacaaatctccaccaccaccatatgtctacaGCTCCCCACCTCCACCTTATTACTCTCCTTCACCAAAACCTGCAtacaaatctccaccaccaccatatgtttacaactctccaccaccaccatactattCACCATCACCTAAGGTGGTATACAAATCGCCACCACACCCACATGTTTGTGTTTgtccacctcctcctccatgTTACTCTCCTTCTCCAAAGATTGAGTACAAATCTCCTCCAACACCATATGTTTACCATTCTCCACCTCCCCCACCTTATTACTCACCTTCACCTAAACATGCATACaaatctcctccaccaccatacgtttacagctctccaccaccaccatactactcgCCTACTCCTAAGCATGCATACaaatctcctccaccaccatacgtTTACAGCTCCCCACCACCACCTTACTACTCTCCTTCCCCTAAGCCCACATACaaatctcctccaccaccatatgtctatAGCTCTCCACCCCCACCACCGTATTACTCCCCTTCTCCAAAGGTTGAATACAAATCTCCTCCACCACCCTATGTTTACAGCTCTCCACCTCCACCACTGTATTACTCTCCTTCTCCAAAGGTGGAGTACaaatctcctccaccaccgTATGTTTACAGCTCTCCTCCCCCACCACCATATTACTCTCCATCCCCAAAGGTCGAGtacaaatctccaccaccaccgtaTGTCTACAGCTCTCCACCCCCACCACCATATTACTCTCCTTCTCCAAAGGTCGAGTACAAATCTCCTCCACCACAGTATGTCTACAGCTCTCCACCCCCACCACCATATTACTCTCCTTCTCCAAAGGTCGAGTACAAATCTCCTCCTCCACCATATGTCTACAGctctccacctccaccaccatattACTCCCCTTCTCCAAAGGTTGAGTACaaatctcctccaccaccatatgtctacagctctccacctccaccaccatattACTCTCCTTCTCCAAAGATTGAGTACaaatctcctccaccaccttaTGTCTACAGTTCACCACCTCCACCAGCGGTTTACTCTCCATCACCAAAGGTTGACTACAAatcgccaccaccaccatatgtctacacatctccaccaccaccaacatACTCTCCATCTCCAAACGCCGAATACAAatctcctcctccaccttcGTATTATTAA
- the LOC108839619 gene encoding beta carbonic anhydrase 3-like, translating into MVPPFDKTQHSGVGAALEFPVTALNVENILVIGHSRCGGIKGLMSIEDDAAPAKNLFIDNWVQIGTPAKEMIKQDFKHLSFNDQYSYCEKEAVNVSLGNLLSYPFVKERVMKNKLAIRGAHYDFVKGTFDLWELDLKTTPAFSFS; encoded by the exons ATGGTGCCACCTTTTGACAAG ACGCAACATTCTGGTGTTGGCGCTGCCCTTGAATTTCCAGTTACAGCCCTCAAC GTGGAGAACATTCTGGTGATTGGTCACAGCCGTTGTGGTGGAATAAAGGGACTCATGTCCATTGAAGATGATGCTGCTCCTGCTAAGAA CCTCTTCATAGATAACTGGGTCCAGATCGGTACACCGGCAAAGGAGATGATCAAGCAGGATTTCAAACATCTGAGCTTCAACGATCagtacagctactgtgagaag GAAGCCGTGAATGTGTCCTTAGGGAATCTATTGTCTTACCCATTTGTGAAAGAACGAGTTATGAAGAACAAGCTGGCCATAAGAGGAGCTCACTACGATTTCGTGAAAGGAACGTTTGATCTCTGGGAACTCGACCTAAAGACCACCCCtgctttttccttttcttaa
- the LOC108839611 gene encoding NADPH-dependent alkenal/one oxidoreductase, chloroplastic has protein sequence MNTALATTTATTPALRRRETLPLPRHCCIAKSSVFRLNRVGIRSGVQKVGKTSLRISASSQSASAAVNVAADASIPSEMKAWVYSEYGGVDVLKLESNIAVPVVNDDQVLIKVVAVGLNPVDAKRRQGKFKATDSPLPTVPGYDVAGVVVKVGSAVKEFKEGDEVYANVSEKALEGPKQSGSLAEYTAVEEKLLALKPKNIDFGQAAGLPLAIETADEGLVRTEFSAGKSILVLNGAGGVGSLAIQLAKHVYGASKVAATASTGKLDLVRSLGADLAIDYTKENIEDLTEKFDVVFDAIGMCDKAVKVIKEGGKVVALTGAVTPPGFRFVVTSNGDVLKKLNPYIESGKVKPVVDPKGPFPFSRVADAFSYLETNHATGKVVVYPIP, from the exons ATGAACACTGCTCTTGCAACAACCACCGCCACAACTCCCGCGCTCCGCCGCCGCGAGACTCTGCCTCTTCCTCGTCATTGTTGTATAGCAAAATCGTCAGTTTTCCGATTAAACAGAGTAGGAATCCGATCCGGCGTGCAAAAGGTCGGGAAGACATCGCTGAGGATATCCGCGAGCTCTCAGAGCGCTTCGGCGGCAGTCAACGTCGCGGCGGATGCTTCGATTCCGAGCGAGATGAAGGCGTGGGTGTACAGTGAGTACGGCGGAGTGGATGTTCTGAAGCTAGAGAGCAACATTGCTGTTCCGGTGGTTAACGATGATCAGGTGCTGATCAAAGTCGTTGCGGTGGGTCTTAATCCCGTCGACGCCAAAAGACGGCAAGGGAAGTTCAAAGCCACCGATTCTCCTCTCCCG ACGGTTCCAGGATACGACGTAGCAGGAGTAGTGGTGAAGGTGGGAAGCGCGGTGAAGGAATTCAAAGAAGGAGACGAAGTATACGCGAACGTGAGCGAGAAAGCATTAGAAGGACCGAAGCAATCCGGTTCTCTGGCGGAGTACACTGCCGTGGAAGAGAAGCTATTAGCCTTAAAGCCTAAAAACATCGATTTCGGTCAAGCAGCAGGGCTTCCACTGGCTATAGAAACCGCCGACGAAGGTCTCGTTAGGACGGAGTTCTCCGCCGGAAAATCAATTCTCGTCCTCAACGGCGCCGGAGGAGTAGGAAGCCTTGCGATTCAG CTTGCGAAGCACGTCTATGGAGCTTCGAAGGTTGCTGCAACAGCGAGCACTGGGAAGCTAGATCTAGTGAGAAGTTTAGGTGCTGATTTAGCTATTGATTACACTAAGGAGAACATTGAAGACTTGACTGAGAAATTCGATGTCGTCTTTGACGCCATTG GGATGTGTGATAAGGCGGTGAAAGTGATTAAGGAAGGAGGGAAGGTTGTGGCATTGACCGGAGCTGTCACGCCTCCTGGTTTCAGATTCGTTGTGACATCTAACGGAGATGTTTTGAAGAAACTGAATCCATACATTGAGAGTGGGAAGGTGAAGCCTGTGGTTGACCCCAAAGGACCTTTCCCATTTTCGCGCGTGGCTGATGCTTTCTCATACCTAGAAACAAACCATGCCACAGGAAAGGTCGTTGTATATCCTATCCCTTGA
- the LOC108857655 gene encoding uncharacterized protein At4g28440, which produces MADTKPGLRKPAFTKVDQLRPGTSGHNVTVKIVSTKMVLQKGADGPQARQMRISECIVGDETGVVVFTARNDQVDLMKEGTTVTLRNAKIDMYKGSMRLAVDKWGRVEVTEPASFKVKEDTTKEDTNMSLVEYELVNAVE; this is translated from the exons ATGGCAGACACGAAACCCGGGTTGAGAAAGCCAGCTTTCACTAAGGTTGATCAACTGCGTCCTGGGACTAGTGGACACAATGTGACCGTTAAGATCGTTAGCACCAAGATGGTGTTACAAAAAGGTGCAGATGGTCCTCAGGCTCGCCAGATGCGCATTTCTGAATGCATTGTCGGAGACGAGACCGGAGTTGTGGTCTTCACCGCAAGAAATGACCAAG TGGACTTAATGAAAGAAGGAACCACTGTAACTCTACGCAATGCAAAAATCGACATGTATAAAGGATCAATGAGGCTAGCTGTGGACAAGTGGGGTCGCGTTGAAGTCACAGAGCCTGCGAGCTTCAAAGTGAAAGAAGACAccaca aaagaagacacCAACATGTCACTTGTCGAGTATGAGCTAGTTAATGCTGTCGAAtga